Genomic window (Alnus glutinosa chromosome 9, dhAlnGlut1.1, whole genome shotgun sequence):
AAGACAAATGAAATAATTCCATAATCTGACACAGATCCGGTTGAAATTGTAAAACACACACTAATTCCAGCAACAGAGTCGAATGAAGACACCTACCGTTTGTTTGTTGAAATTCGATCCTCCCCCTTCCATTCCAGATCTGTTTGTTCTTTTTCAAGATGATGAAAACTTATGCGCTGAAAGGGGGAATTTGCAATTCGCACTCAGACACACAAAACGTGAAGCGCAAAATTGGAAAATCTCAATTCGCATTGTGAGTTTTATTGTGCCTCAGTACTCGATGGAGAATGCAAtggattttgttattttgaagCATAGATGGCGATGGAAACCAATAAACGAAAATGAGGATGATGAGGTGCTGCACGCAAGCTTTCTAATGGAAAACGCCTTAAGAATTTGCAGATTGATTATTAGTGAAAAAATGCAACCAAAATATTAGACTTTGTTGACTTGGTCGAGAATGAGCAAAACCATCAGATAATCCAGAATTTTGCTAAAGTTCAATATAGCTCTGGAACGAACAGTGATGGCGGATgtgacaaccttttttttttttttttttttttataacatacAAATGAGTCATTATTGTGGCTCGACTATTtgtcgctcaaccaacatatggcacatgccccataacatgtacttgaTAATCAGAGATACATCTAATAGCGGAAAACATAAAGATACCATCATATGTCAACGGGAAAGCACACCTATAGCATAACTTGtttatacaaaagagccatcaatagtctatatgtttaaggcttaataaCATTTACATCATATATCAAAAGAATGGttacacaaaagaataagtgacacacaGGTCACGAGCCATAtaccaaaatatacaaaataaacaGAGTCGACATCTATGCAGTGTAGCAGATATAAACataatctgaatagcggaaagcACATCTATAAAACATCAACTcttaattacacaaaagagtCATTACAATGTCTATCTGTTCAAGGCTTTAAACATAACATTACTAATTACGTACCAAAAAGATGGCTCATTAAATACATGTGTCACGGGCGACACAAGTCATATACAAAATAGCTACAAAATGATGGAAAATTACAATCGTCGTGGTGAGCTTCAGTTGTAATATCCAAAGTACAGTGGTATGGGGTCATTATCTACATTTGTTGAACCTACAGTCAAAGAAGGAACATCATCAATACGGTTGTGGTGTTAGCCACATCCGTACAAGTGAAGGTATGAGTTCACTACCTCAGcaatataaaactcactaagttttcgcatAGAACCGACTTTTCATTTTATCattcgtttacaataacagctacctCTTTTAGTCATGAAGATCTGTCTCTTGAAAACATATCGTAGCTGATAAGGTAAACACTGATATTTAAGACACATGTGAAAGTATACTATGTAGTTGTGAATGTATATAAGCATTCTAATCTACTGCTTGGAATTGCATATATACAAGCCCATCTACAACATATTACTTTCATACTAAGTGGCCCAGCTATGCAagtatacaagctttccaaactTTGGAAAATACCAACATAGAGGCACATCTGAGCAGAAAACATATGGCATCAAACATAACTATAAAGAGATACAAACATTTCTAAATTCTGGGAAACACAAGTATCTAAGCGCAATCAAGCTTGGTGCCTTTAAAACATCTATGTAGACTAGCCGTAAACATGTACTTATGCGCCGTCCCATTCGACCTCATAGGCATATCGATACGTTTAGCATGAAAACTCATCAATGCAATCTAGCcgaatagaaatatacatatgcttTTTCTCTCTCGCAGAACAGCtgcaattctctctctctctctctctctctctctctctataacagtgatgaaaaataataatatgtgaCTCCTAATTAaagtgtgtgtgtatgtgatcaacagtgcaacaaaatattaatgcgaaatttaaagaagacaaatattttgttgacgaaataaaaactcttatcaagagaaaaaccactcaggggcagcTAAAcgtaggaaatccactattcaaaagacaaaactagttacaaggcagtagtactcacataaTCTGATGTAGTAGTTGCACCTTTAACtatgacacgtacctatacatgAACTCTTCCCAACCAGACCTTTTgtttgaaggggtcttcaatggactcttTTAGCTTAAAgctcctccctaaactagacttcaatgggttgatcaaatcacacaaataaaactTTAAGAGAGCTAGTTGATCTCACAATCTTTGCCTAAACCCCCTCTCTTAGCATACTCAAAATTCTACACTGAATTCCTTAAagattacatgcctagagacctctatatataggctgtAGAAGACCTAAAACACTTTCAATTTGGAGTTCTCTGGGTGGTGTCCGGATGGCAAGCAACAACCGACTTCTTTTCGCTCCGActcacgcgtttcttcattaatcttcagtcATCATGTCCCGATGGCATAGCCTTAGCACCTAGAtggttgcatgctgtcttcactATTCGCAACCTTTAGTTTGTTGTTCAGACACCTGCACGAACAGGTGCCTCGAGAGTTGACGTCTGTTGGGCTGTCTGGACATCTATGCGAACATTTGTTTTTTGTGATTGGTGTCTGCTAAGGTGTTCAGACTCTTCTTCGAACACtgatgggccgtctggacggtaacAAGGGAGCCGCCTTTGCTTAGTTGTACCACGCGCAGAATCTTCTGGACAACCTGAAAATTGCCTTTCTAAAGCtggtgacactgaaacttgtcatattaaggctttccatgttgaggaaataatctctgaatattctgaagactctaaatatTTACAGCATCCTTGTTATAGCAACACACTTACaatatagtgattttgtcaacagaatgcagccaataaactaacaaactttccatttggtcattctgggacaaaattcacttgactgattaaaaatacaatctcggtctaaaaataaaaaaatactccccatttttgtctcaaaaggataaAGGGTAAATATAGTACTAAAAACCACAGTATAAACAATACtaatatcaaacaaaacaagaataaaagtaaatgGTCTCAAGAGTAGCCTAAATAGTctatcaaaaaatacaaaagatggAAAAAGGAACTAAAGTCCTCAAGGCACTAAATCTTACTGGTCTTTTGGCAACACATGACAGAGAGTGTTTCGTATAATATTGATCTGGATCTATGGCCACTTCAGTTTCTAACTCCTGAAATTGGATATCAATAGACTGAAATCCTTTAGTAACCTGAGTCTGCAAAGCCTAAAACCGGTCATTCGTAGATTGAAATCCTTTGCTAACTAGTGAAAATACTCATTATTGTATCACTAGCTGGTGCAGACCGAGAAGAAGATGCTACTAAAGGCTCTGTATGAGCTAGGGGGATAAGCTCATCTGAATCCTGGAACCTCTGAATTTGAGAATTTGACTTTAAAATAGTCTATTTCTCAAAGGGTTCATCTGGCATATCTTCTAGCTAATTCAAAGGTATAGAAGTCAAATGTGACTTGAGGATCTTTGTAACAAGTCCTCCATTGGGCAAAGAAACCCGCGAATCTTGCTGTAGCTCAAACATAGTCAAATAATATGCTTACACAATCAGAAAGAAACTTGTTTGATGATGGCATAAATCAGGCGAGCTCGGTTAAGAGGTACATCACTGTGACGAGTAATGGGCCAGAAATTTTGCAGCACAATTCTGGCGAGGAACCTCTGTGGAGAATCAAACCAGCCAATGGGAACATTGTTCTTGCCTTCTTTATTCCAAACAAACATCTTTCGCTGATTAAAACATGCCATGAGCTCATCTCTGGAAGGTTGAGCAGCAGTTTTAGGGAATGGAATCCCAAGATCAGTAGAAATTGGAATGCTTGTAACTGAGCTGATAAGACTAGTGTCAATACGAATTTTGACACTACGCACTTTCGTCTCAAAACTTGGAGATTGCTCATGAAGGTTGGTGATAACCAGATTTTTGTAGAATTCCCACACAAGTCTGGGATAAATCTTCCCTCCATCATTTAACATGCTTGACCACTGATTCTCCTGAAATTTTTGGTAAATGAAATCAAAACGAGCTACTCTGATATCTAGCTTGAGAACTCCACGTTCAATGACAATGGTCATTTTGTTGAAGCGTTCTTGTGCAGCAGCAGCAAtttcatctctctttcttttattagaCATGTTTGTAGATAGGACAATGAGAAATGCACCAAAAATAATACCAAAAGCAAATTAGATCCTGTTCGTCTAGAAAATTTTGGCATCATAACGGTTGTAATTTGAATGCTCAAAAATTTTACATAAGTAAAATAGCAGTACAATAATCTTAGATATATCAAAATCTAACCTCAGCAGGCAACTAATGGCCAATTATTAGCGTTGACAAGCCAGAGTCGACGATGATAacatgttttttgaaaaaaaaaaacattttaggtAAGTTGACGCTAATGGTCAATTATTAGTGGCAACGGGCCAGAGTTGACGCTGATagcattatatttttttttttaaaaaaaaatttagtccGTTATCGTCAACCTAAGTCGACCTGATAATTTCTATTAGCGTGGAATTTAATGATCGACTATTAGCGGTGACATTTTTGTTCTGTGTTCTATTTCCAGTAGCGTCGACTCCAAATATCATCAACGACGATGGCCATCATTAGCACCGATacaaaagtcgacgctaataaaataaacattatcATTAGCATCCGAGTATTGGCGTTGGCATGTTGCCGCTAAAGACCAATAGCTTTGACTATTGGACTTTTAGTGGCAACATTTTGTCACCGCTAATATTGAGCGAATTTTTTCTAGTGAGTCATCGAGGAGAAGACTTGTGGTGTTTCAAGAGCAACAAAATCAGAGTTTTTGAATTTGCTAACAATTGGGAACATAATTTATTTCTTGTCCTCTTAAAGTTATGAcgattatttttgaaaattgtaatTCATGTTTGACCAGTAGTTGTGTTCTTGATTTTTTCCCCGATGTGTGTGAGTTGCATTATCGGTTTCCAAACACGTATAACACTAAAATATGCAGAGAAACCTTTCAGTAGCAGAAATAAGAATGTCCATGAGCAAAGTTTCTTAGAGATCAGAGATCAACTTGATTAATGATGTGCTGATATCCTTTTGGAAGTACGCAGGGATATATTGCTAAAGGGAGCGtagaaattaatataaaatagaaaataatattatgtgaaagagaaagaaaatgagagattgAGGAAGCGTTGAGAGACGTATAAGCAACATCTTGTTTATTcattatattaaatattattacataactctctatttatagagaaacaaTGAGTAGTGagcaaaaaaccctaaacttaaATAAAGTAAAGATCGATAAACCTAATTTagagaatataaataatattttaagataacGGGAATAAACACTACaagaaaatcaaaactaaataaaaaatattattataaaaaaatacaccAACATAAtctgaaatatatattttaacgaGAGTACccattatatataaaagatatgacAATATAGCATTTTAGGGTTCAAAACTTTTTGTACATCCTGATCGAGATCTTCATAGCATAGCCATTGGAAAACCTAGCTAATAAACCTAATTCATCCATCCCTTTTATAGTTTTATCCTCCTCTCATCTTTTTTGATAACGTATAGGTGTAGGTGTATAGCATGCATGACTACATGTGGCATCATTTTCCGTACACCAAAGCTTCAACTTTCATCACGTTGGGCCACTCAGGAATGCTTCAAAAGTCTTCAACTTTTTGATAACGTATAGGGAAAAGCATGCATGACTACATGTGGCATCATTTTCCATACACGAAAGCTTCAACTTTCGCCACGTTGGGCCACTCGGGTATGCTTCAACTTTTCACaggttttgtgatttttgaggcggcttttttatttctcaaagTCGTTGAGTATTATTTCATCTTATCAAAAAGTTCAATAGTAAGTGATAATGACCCCCCTCTACTTTGTGAGAGGTGGTAGGATTATTTTCACTTAATTTTTagtgtattttttgttttgttgttttatttcaaaatatatatatattatgttggtaatttattaggatttaggtgttggtcaaaatttaacagaatttacaaaaatattcatacctgaatatgaaaattatatatatatattaaaaaaaaacacggctattttaagaattttgatattaatggaaaatttgttcaaaatgtaacggaatttacaaaaatacccatgcataaatatctgaaaaaaaaaataattattttttttaaaaaaaaaagaaaaaagaaaaaaaaacacatgggtattttaggaattttgatatgatttatcGGAAATTTCTAATGGagagttgaaattaaaaaaaaaaaaaaaaaaaaatgaaagatagatactataaattgacattttttaaaatttacatacttttttataaaagtatAAAAGATTAAAGTTTATAGATGAAGTCTTTCCTATGCTTAATTACTGGTAGTATTAATTGGAGCAAGTTGGGGCCAATTCCGAGGGTCTGTGGTCTGCCTAAGATTTTGGGGAGTCTTgcttttttcttcatataaaaTGATTATCATAAGGTGGCAAGTCATCTATCACATGATCTACCATGTCAAATTCCAGACTACCTGAAAGAAACTAAGCGATATTATTCTTGGCAAACTTCTCATCaagataaaatagaaagaaatttttaatattttttttaagaaaaaaaaaatttgttaaaaatgaattgatgcgatataaaaagtaaaatattttgaagttaattttttgggttaaaaacaCTTTTGGTcattgagttttgaaaactttattttttagtacctgagtttcaattcacatcacagatgataccttcGTTTTGGGAAAAGATCAAATTAGAACTTCAGTCAAGTTTTCTGTCAAAAAACTAACGCCCCGCAAAGTGTCAACTCCTAGGAATTGACacgtgttttagtataaaaaacataaaaaaataaaaaaatctatgatgcgaattgaaattcAGAGGTTGACACTgagttttgatgggttttggtcCTTGCGGatggccgaatcacccccaagggccaaaacacttgacctctatttttttttttttttttttttttttttttttttttttaatactaaaacAGGTGTTAACCCTTAGGGGTTGATACGTTgtgggccgttagtttttggacagaaaatttgactaaggtactaatttggtcttaTCCCAAAACGGAAATACAATATGTGATGCGAATAAAAATTCAAGTACTAAAAAACAAAGTTTTACAACACACTAAACAATTAAAACTATGATTGGGTATACATAGGGGTTTAATAACTTTTACAACAAACTAAATTTACCCTTCTAACTGTTATTCTTTTAGcaatttttctaaatatttcaatttttacaatgtCTTCTCCCAAATCTATCATTCATTGAGGTTGTGATATCCATTTTCTAcaactcaaaataataaaaatacattttataaaatattttttattttacgaaaaaaaaagtcaatatttTTATCTTGTCATTGTGAAAATCCATTTGTCTAGGATATGTTTTGTTTGTCTAGGAAAATTCATTATGGGATACTTAATAAAACAAAGGATGCCTCAAGAGGTATCTCAATCGGTTGGGAATCGCGCCTCATGAAACGGAGGTCATTAGTTTGAATTTTTCCTTCCTCCTCTTATGTggacaactaaaaaaaaaagtaaataaaaataaaaaaaataaacgaaagatagcaaattttttattaattggatTGTAAGAATTTTTTCGATGCCGTCTGTAAAAGTGTtaagtaatttttgttttgaaacttTGGGTCAAGTATTACATCATCATCAGAAGATTTTAAAGCGTTTACGTCGTCGGTCCTACTTCAATCGTCAGCGTTTACGTCGTCGGTCCAACCTCCACAATATTGTAAAAACATTGATATTTAATGATTCTTTTGAAGAAACGATAGATATGATATTTTAGAAAAAGGAAACATACGTACTTTAACGCATTTTCTGTGGATACGATCGAGTACATAAAACTGATTAGTATAAAAGAAGAAGTCttcatcaagaaaaataatttagaattgTGATAAATAACGGTCTAAAATCTTGACAGATGTCACtttaagtataatatataaaaacaaatcaacatATATTAGAGATCTGaatcaaatatgattttttttggtATCATAATTTTAATAGGTTAAGTgttattaattttcaaatcaaataaagaaacaaatgaatttaaatcaaatcatattcATGAGGAATTTAGAGCAAACAACAAACTTAGTGCATCTAAAATTCTTATTTCTCAagatatactatatataaaattaaaaatttagatgAAAAAAAGTTGGTTACGaatgttaaaagataaaaatcatTTGTGATAAATGTTAATTTGTATCCTATAAATCAAGAgattttgatgatttgattatcatagATTAAGGGATTTGTTAACCTTAATCCAAAGGATATTATTGTGATGTCTTACATCTCCTGGGTATGAGAATGAAAATGTCcgtacttatatgtataaacacatcatttttgacacaacacattttaaagccgtgatagcTATGAACCTAATATGGATAAAtttcactcaacccgatccaaggagtcTCAGTAAATTCTAATTAggactctactccaagttgaattgaagtaagtAGTCATAATCCGATCAGTATGTAATCCTATCCCAaagagaattgggataggactttaATTAGTCCAAGTATAGTTTTCAATCatataagaagaatgatcagatcagaagtctaataagatatcagattagaagtctaataaatgaaaaaagtcaaattagaactctgacaccAATTCTAGATCAACAAGAAACAGGAAtcctaattcaggtttgactctacctatttgcctataaataagcccataccccaagtataagctaaaactcaattttttatgcacagagtattattttctcacagaagttAATTTAATCGGAGAGGACCCCTGGAAGGGTCCTTTAGTTTTTGTTACCATACTGAAAACTATACCAATAGAACCTATTAGAATTCTGTTGTTAAGCGTATTTTTGTGAGAGGGAAGTTTGGTTTGGAGAGCCAATTGGGGGCTAAGCGATAGACCAAAACACCTTAAtctctatatttttttagggatttgattcttgtacaacaccaatacaaaaattgtacaacaatccctcacatgagggtgggccccagtatgtgggacccaccctcatgtgagggattgttgtacaattgttatattggtgttgtaaatctaacattttccatttttGTATGTTTGTttcatctctttattttattattagtttttaaattattattattattaaaaaaaaaactttcagaAACAATCCGTACAATATTGCGCGGATTAGAATTTAGAAGGTAATTGAATTAGTCAGGGTAGGTGGGTACGTATTTGGTGATGTCTGTCGTCTGATCAGAATCGACTCTGTTGTTTGTTTCCTAATTGGCGTTATCTTCCATTAAATGTTCTCAATTCTGTGAAAACACTTGCCCATATATTAAATAATCCTTGCAAttcaacaataataaattaaataatagatATCTCCTTAAACAAGTTAAATTCAATGACCAAATCGTTcataccaattttatttttcttatttttttttatttttgcgttcataccaaattaaataatagatATGGGGTTGAAACTCCCTCTTTTCTTTTGAGTTCATTTTCTGACTCCAAATTCGACGTCTACTTAATAGAAAGAACTTTGTCATTTAAGAACAAATTGCCAAATTTATACGTTCATAATATTtggagaaaacttcacttataactcttgatattttattactttttcaattaagtattcaaaatttaaaaagtatcaatttaaggtatttatctttcaatttatttttaatttcaactattcgttagaattttttattaaatcttgtcttaatttttttaagaaattttgaaaattttaaaataataattacttaattacaaaatgaCGAAAGATAAAGAAGGTTTCTCTAATATTTGTTGGAGTAAAAATTGTGGTGTCCTTTGTTTTTAGTCAATTTATTGTCAAAAAGTGGTTCATTAATTTCACATTAGTTGAAATACGTACCCAAAAAGCAAGCAAATGCAACGATCCGGTATTGTCAAAAAgtaatttcacattactttaATTTGTTCAACAAAGAGGCGTCACCATGGACGTACGCGCGCTGTTCAAATTGAACACGCCCGCCCGCCCGCCCCACTTTATGTGTAGAATGaagtagaaagaaaagaagaatacaCCTTATGATTAAAACATTGATAAAAAGAAGATTCATTCTCGGACACAACTTCTGATGTTCAAACTTGTTAGCTGAAATCAAATGGACTCTACGTCAAGTTAAGggaaaaaattaacataaatttAAATCAAACCACGTTTTCTATATTCATGTTACACACAATCAGAGACGATGGATGCTATATAAGGAAAGCCAAGTGCTGGACCCTCTCCCCCACAAACACAAAATGGAGAAGCTGGCAATCACCCATTTCTTGTTCTgcactttctttcttcttcttgctttgaattcatACATAGCAACATCTCAAGAAGTTGgtaagcctatatatatatatatatatatatatatatatatttagctaGTTTTGATCATCAATGAAATGACGTTAACGTACGTTGTTTGTTAATGGTAGTGCAGATGATGAGAGAGAATTTGATTATGGTGAAAGAAGCAAGAAGGGACCAGCTCGATGGGGAGAGCTTCACCGGGAATGGAGCCTGTGTAAAAATGGATCAATGCAGTCTCCAATTGATTTGCTGGATGAGAGAGTTGAAGTTGTTTCCCATTTAAGGAGACTTCAGAGGAGTTACAGTCCCTCCAATGCCACTCTTACCAATAGGGGCCATGACATGATGGTAAGCAAAAGGAGAGATTGATCAGGATGATCAACACAAGTAAACCCAagttttttttacacaaaactTCACTTATATTGCCACCCCAgcatgatctttcatcactttaaCAATCGTATCCTTAAAacctaacttcttcttcttcttttttcgaATTATTTGTGCAGCTGAAATGGGATGGCGGTGCAGGATATATTGAAATAAACGGAACTAAATATGTACTCAAACAGTGCCACTGGCACTCGCCTTCTGAACACACCATCAATGGCCAGAGGTTTGCTCTGGAGGCGCACATGCTTCATGAGAGCTCAGATGGAAAAATTTCTGTTATTGGAATCTTGTACAAGATTGGACGCCCTGATTCTTTCTTATCATCTGTAagtaacactacaaaaaaacacatCACTTTTCATTCTCTagctctctcgatctctctgtgAATCTCTGATGGGTTTTGTGTTTCTGAATAGATGATGGATCATTTAGCAGCCATTACCGATACTAGAGAAGCAGTGACTGCCGCGGGTATTGTCAACCCAAAGAATATA
Coding sequences:
- the LOC133877781 gene encoding alpha carbonic anhydrase 7-like, which gives rise to MLYKESQVLDPLPHKHKMEKLAITHFLFCTFFLLLALNSYIATSQEVDDEREFDYGERSKKGPARWGELHREWSLCKNGSMQSPIDLLDERVEVVSHLRRLQRSYSPSNATLTNRGHDMMLKWDGGAGYIEINGTKYVLKQCHWHSPSEHTINGQRFALEAHMLHESSDGKISVIGILYKIGRPDSFLSSMMDHLAAITDTREAVTAAGIVNPKNIKIGSRKYYRYLGSLTVPPCTENVVWTMVKKVRTVSQEQVKLLRVAVHDDAETNARPLQPINRRPVLLYRPSESKED